Proteins encoded by one window of Vitis riparia cultivar Riparia Gloire de Montpellier isolate 1030 chromosome 11, EGFV_Vit.rip_1.0, whole genome shotgun sequence:
- the LOC117925093 gene encoding uncharacterized protein LOC117925093 isoform X1, with product MGKPSWVRTVITQLSLCLAVLLAFNLGRPWEKPMSHSSSGSSRPLDLYFISVRGGFRPLNQQTHLLKQMEKAAKTYEARFVRNISELGEDDPLTQNGTWCFSTLKVPWYSTRVSRGRGTGYFLKQIKIPFGKTLDIIALDTGAFKDFMLMNPLNGAGNDQLHGLTKTLETSDSDWRIVVGFCSLAVCEGNRERIEIQLYEHLHHIFYEFGVDVYLSGEGCSDYARKDSIAYVRNPGSIDEKLPLASVNGISGFSKGMVNGFLLHRVSSLEVVSIHLFGLNLFLLKHQKMFFFHGRKPTLLTQQGKLCMI from the exons ATGGGGAAACCTTCATGGGTTCGCACTGTTATAACACAGTTGTCTCTCTGCTTGGCTGTCTTGCTTGCATTCAACTTGGGTCGGCCTTGGGAGAAGCCCATGTCCCACAGCAGCAGTGGCAGTAGCAGGCCTCTTGATCTTTACTTTATCAGTGTTAGAGGAGGATTTAGACCTCTTAATCAACAGACCCATCTTCTCAAACAG ATGGAGAAGGCTGCAAAGACTTATGAGGCAAGGTTTGTGAGAAACATTAGTGAACTTGGGGAGGACGATCCACTCACACAGAAT GGTACTTGGTGTTTTTCAACACTGAAAGTTCCCTG GTACAGTACCAGAGTTTCAAGAGGACGAGGAACAGGTTACTTCCTAAAGCAGATCAAAATACCTTTTGGGAAAACCTTAGACATTATTGCTTTGGATACTGGGGCATTTAAG GATTTTATGCTTATGAATCCGTTAAATGGTGCTGGAAATGATCAATTACATGGGCTGACAAAGACACTAGAAACATCAGATAGTGACTG GCGCATAGTTGTTGGTTTCTGCTCATTGGCTGTTTGTGAAGGAAACAGGGAACGAATAGAAATACAACTTTATGAGCATCTACACcatattttttatgagtttggAGTG GATGTGTACCTGAGTGGGGAGGGATGTAGTGACTATGCTCGTAAAGATAGTATAGCCTACGTCAGGAACCCAGGTTCAATAGATGAAAAACTTCCTCTTGCTTCTGTAAATGGAATATCAGGTTTTAGTAA GGGAATGGTTAATGGGTTCCTTCTTCATAGAGTCAGCTCCTTAGAGGTTGTGAGTATTCATCTTTTTGGACTAAATTTGTTCTTGTTGAAGCACCAAAAAATGTTCTTTTTCCATGGCAGGAAACCTACTTTGTTAACTCAGCAGGGGAAGTTGTGCATGATATAG
- the LOC117925093 gene encoding uncharacterized protein LOC117925093 isoform X3: MGKPSWVRTVITQLSLCLAVLLAFNLGRPWEKPMSHSSSGSSRPLDLYFISVRGGFRPLNQQTHLLKQMEKAAKTYEARFVRNISELGEDDPLTQNGTWCFSTLKVPWYSTRVSRGRGTGYFLKQIKIPFGKTLDIIALDTGAFKDFMLMNPLNGAGNDQLHGLTKTLETSDSDWRIVVGFCSLAVCEGNRERIEIQLYEHLHHIFYEFGVDVYLSGEGCSDYARKDSIAYVRNPGSIDEKLPLASVNGISGFSKGMVNGFLLHRVSSLEVETYFVNSAGEVVHDIVLQQRGKAAM; this comes from the exons ATGGGGAAACCTTCATGGGTTCGCACTGTTATAACACAGTTGTCTCTCTGCTTGGCTGTCTTGCTTGCATTCAACTTGGGTCGGCCTTGGGAGAAGCCCATGTCCCACAGCAGCAGTGGCAGTAGCAGGCCTCTTGATCTTTACTTTATCAGTGTTAGAGGAGGATTTAGACCTCTTAATCAACAGACCCATCTTCTCAAACAG ATGGAGAAGGCTGCAAAGACTTATGAGGCAAGGTTTGTGAGAAACATTAGTGAACTTGGGGAGGACGATCCACTCACACAGAAT GGTACTTGGTGTTTTTCAACACTGAAAGTTCCCTG GTACAGTACCAGAGTTTCAAGAGGACGAGGAACAGGTTACTTCCTAAAGCAGATCAAAATACCTTTTGGGAAAACCTTAGACATTATTGCTTTGGATACTGGGGCATTTAAG GATTTTATGCTTATGAATCCGTTAAATGGTGCTGGAAATGATCAATTACATGGGCTGACAAAGACACTAGAAACATCAGATAGTGACTG GCGCATAGTTGTTGGTTTCTGCTCATTGGCTGTTTGTGAAGGAAACAGGGAACGAATAGAAATACAACTTTATGAGCATCTACACcatattttttatgagtttggAGTG GATGTGTACCTGAGTGGGGAGGGATGTAGTGACTATGCTCGTAAAGATAGTATAGCCTACGTCAGGAACCCAGGTTCAATAGATGAAAAACTTCCTCTTGCTTCTGTAAATGGAATATCAGGTTTTAGTAA GGGAATGGTTAATGGGTTCCTTCTTCATAGAGTCAGCTCCTTAGAGGTT GAAACCTACTTTGTTAACTCAGCAGGGGAAGTTGTGCATGATATAGTACTTCAACAGAGGGGCAAGGCAGCCATGTAA
- the LOC117925093 gene encoding uncharacterized protein LOC117925093 isoform X4 produces MGKPSWVRTVITQLSLCLAVLLAFNLGRPWEKPMSHSSSGSSRPLDLYFISVRGGFRPLNQQTHLLKQMEKAAKTYEARFVRNISELGEDDPLTQNGTWCFSTLKVPWYSTRVSRGRGTGYFLKQIKIPFGKTLDIIALDTGAFKDFMLMNPLNGAGNDQLHGLTKTLETSDSDWRIVVGFCSLAVCEGNRERIEIQLYEHLHHIFYEFGVDVYLSGEGCSDYARKDSIAYVRNPGSIDEKLPLASVNGISGFSKGMVNGFLLHRVSSLEETYFVNSAGEVVHDIVLQQRGKAAM; encoded by the exons ATGGGGAAACCTTCATGGGTTCGCACTGTTATAACACAGTTGTCTCTCTGCTTGGCTGTCTTGCTTGCATTCAACTTGGGTCGGCCTTGGGAGAAGCCCATGTCCCACAGCAGCAGTGGCAGTAGCAGGCCTCTTGATCTTTACTTTATCAGTGTTAGAGGAGGATTTAGACCTCTTAATCAACAGACCCATCTTCTCAAACAG ATGGAGAAGGCTGCAAAGACTTATGAGGCAAGGTTTGTGAGAAACATTAGTGAACTTGGGGAGGACGATCCACTCACACAGAAT GGTACTTGGTGTTTTTCAACACTGAAAGTTCCCTG GTACAGTACCAGAGTTTCAAGAGGACGAGGAACAGGTTACTTCCTAAAGCAGATCAAAATACCTTTTGGGAAAACCTTAGACATTATTGCTTTGGATACTGGGGCATTTAAG GATTTTATGCTTATGAATCCGTTAAATGGTGCTGGAAATGATCAATTACATGGGCTGACAAAGACACTAGAAACATCAGATAGTGACTG GCGCATAGTTGTTGGTTTCTGCTCATTGGCTGTTTGTGAAGGAAACAGGGAACGAATAGAAATACAACTTTATGAGCATCTACACcatattttttatgagtttggAGTG GATGTGTACCTGAGTGGGGAGGGATGTAGTGACTATGCTCGTAAAGATAGTATAGCCTACGTCAGGAACCCAGGTTCAATAGATGAAAAACTTCCTCTTGCTTCTGTAAATGGAATATCAGGTTTTAGTAA GGGAATGGTTAATGGGTTCCTTCTTCATAGAGTCAGCTCCTTAGAG GAAACCTACTTTGTTAACTCAGCAGGGGAAGTTGTGCATGATATAGTACTTCAACAGAGGGGCAAGGCAGCCATGTAA
- the LOC117925093 gene encoding uncharacterized protein LOC117925093 isoform X2, with product MGKPSWVRTVITQLSLCLAVLLAFNLGRPWEKPMSHSSSGSSRPLDLYFISVRGGFRPLNQQTHLLKQMEKAAKTYEARFVRNISELGEDDPLTQNGTWCFSTLKVPCTRVSRGRGTGYFLKQIKIPFGKTLDIIALDTGAFKDFMLMNPLNGAGNDQLHGLTKTLETSDSDWRIVVGFCSLAVCEGNRERIEIQLYEHLHHIFYEFGVDVYLSGEGCSDYARKDSIAYVRNPGSIDEKLPLASVNGISGFSKGMVNGFLLHRVSSLEVVSIHLFGLNLFLLKHQKMFFFHGRKPTLLTQQGKLCMI from the exons ATGGGGAAACCTTCATGGGTTCGCACTGTTATAACACAGTTGTCTCTCTGCTTGGCTGTCTTGCTTGCATTCAACTTGGGTCGGCCTTGGGAGAAGCCCATGTCCCACAGCAGCAGTGGCAGTAGCAGGCCTCTTGATCTTTACTTTATCAGTGTTAGAGGAGGATTTAGACCTCTTAATCAACAGACCCATCTTCTCAAACAG ATGGAGAAGGCTGCAAAGACTTATGAGGCAAGGTTTGTGAGAAACATTAGTGAACTTGGGGAGGACGATCCACTCACACAGAAT GGTACTTGGTGTTTTTCAACACTGAAAGTTCCCTG TACCAGAGTTTCAAGAGGACGAGGAACAGGTTACTTCCTAAAGCAGATCAAAATACCTTTTGGGAAAACCTTAGACATTATTGCTTTGGATACTGGGGCATTTAAG GATTTTATGCTTATGAATCCGTTAAATGGTGCTGGAAATGATCAATTACATGGGCTGACAAAGACACTAGAAACATCAGATAGTGACTG GCGCATAGTTGTTGGTTTCTGCTCATTGGCTGTTTGTGAAGGAAACAGGGAACGAATAGAAATACAACTTTATGAGCATCTACACcatattttttatgagtttggAGTG GATGTGTACCTGAGTGGGGAGGGATGTAGTGACTATGCTCGTAAAGATAGTATAGCCTACGTCAGGAACCCAGGTTCAATAGATGAAAAACTTCCTCTTGCTTCTGTAAATGGAATATCAGGTTTTAGTAA GGGAATGGTTAATGGGTTCCTTCTTCATAGAGTCAGCTCCTTAGAGGTTGTGAGTATTCATCTTTTTGGACTAAATTTGTTCTTGTTGAAGCACCAAAAAATGTTCTTTTTCCATGGCAGGAAACCTACTTTGTTAACTCAGCAGGGGAAGTTGTGCATGATATAG
- the LOC117925093 gene encoding uncharacterized protein LOC117925093 isoform X5, producing MEKAAKTYEARFVRNISELGEDDPLTQNGTWCFSTLKVPWYSTRVSRGRGTGYFLKQIKIPFGKTLDIIALDTGAFKDFMLMNPLNGAGNDQLHGLTKTLETSDSDWRIVVGFCSLAVCEGNRERIEIQLYEHLHHIFYEFGVDVYLSGEGCSDYARKDSIAYVRNPGSIDEKLPLASVNGISGFSKGMVNGFLLHRVSSLEVVSIHLFGLNLFLLKHQKMFFFHGRKPTLLTQQGKLCMI from the exons ATGGAGAAGGCTGCAAAGACTTATGAGGCAAGGTTTGTGAGAAACATTAGTGAACTTGGGGAGGACGATCCACTCACACAGAAT GGTACTTGGTGTTTTTCAACACTGAAAGTTCCCTG GTACAGTACCAGAGTTTCAAGAGGACGAGGAACAGGTTACTTCCTAAAGCAGATCAAAATACCTTTTGGGAAAACCTTAGACATTATTGCTTTGGATACTGGGGCATTTAAG GATTTTATGCTTATGAATCCGTTAAATGGTGCTGGAAATGATCAATTACATGGGCTGACAAAGACACTAGAAACATCAGATAGTGACTG GCGCATAGTTGTTGGTTTCTGCTCATTGGCTGTTTGTGAAGGAAACAGGGAACGAATAGAAATACAACTTTATGAGCATCTACACcatattttttatgagtttggAGTG GATGTGTACCTGAGTGGGGAGGGATGTAGTGACTATGCTCGTAAAGATAGTATAGCCTACGTCAGGAACCCAGGTTCAATAGATGAAAAACTTCCTCTTGCTTCTGTAAATGGAATATCAGGTTTTAGTAA GGGAATGGTTAATGGGTTCCTTCTTCATAGAGTCAGCTCCTTAGAGGTTGTGAGTATTCATCTTTTTGGACTAAATTTGTTCTTGTTGAAGCACCAAAAAATGTTCTTTTTCCATGGCAGGAAACCTACTTTGTTAACTCAGCAGGGGAAGTTGTGCATGATATAG